A DNA window from Candidatus Sulfidibacterium hydrothermale contains the following coding sequences:
- a CDS encoding IS110 family RNA-guided transposase produces MCKVIGIDVSKLTFDVAFQKKDEKFSFFKYSNDAKGFTKFMKIIDKEDLCVMEATGPYYLFLARFLFKQGVKVSVVNPLQIKHFVRMRMVKAKTDKKDALMIALYGQSEQPVLWQPDEPVIMQVQQIHSAIEGLQKQATMLHNQLEAFSRFPDCDKKVMRELRALLKTIKLKIAKLEAGILEKIKIHYANTFNALTSIPGIGPKTAAILIAITNNFQKFDNAKRLSSYVGLVPRIFSSGTSINGKGHITKMGNRYIRKLLYLCSWSAKKHNSQCIALYDRLSEKGKPERVIKIAIANKLLRQAYAIGTKLNKYEENYEKIFAF; encoded by the coding sequence ATGTGCAAAGTTATAGGAATTGATGTATCAAAATTAACTTTTGATGTTGCTTTTCAAAAAAAAGATGAAAAGTTCTCTTTTTTCAAATACAGTAATGATGCCAAAGGGTTTACAAAGTTTATGAAGATTATTGATAAAGAGGATCTCTGTGTAATGGAAGCAACAGGCCCTTATTATCTGTTTTTAGCCCGGTTTCTTTTTAAACAAGGGGTAAAAGTATCCGTAGTTAATCCATTGCAGATTAAACACTTCGTAAGAATGCGAATGGTAAAAGCCAAAACGGATAAAAAAGATGCCCTGATGATCGCTTTATATGGCCAATCAGAACAACCCGTTTTGTGGCAACCCGATGAGCCGGTGATTATGCAGGTTCAGCAAATTCATTCTGCCATTGAAGGTTTGCAAAAACAGGCAACCATGCTTCATAATCAACTGGAAGCATTTTCCCGGTTTCCTGATTGCGACAAGAAAGTAATGCGTGAGTTAAGAGCATTGTTAAAAACGATTAAACTGAAAATAGCTAAACTGGAAGCCGGAATACTTGAAAAAATAAAAATACATTATGCCAATACATTTAATGCGCTGACATCTATTCCGGGTATTGGACCAAAAACAGCGGCCATCCTGATAGCAATTACCAATAACTTTCAAAAATTTGACAATGCTAAGAGATTATCTTCTTACGTAGGGTTGGTTCCCAGGATATTTTCATCAGGGACAAGTATAAACGGAAAAGGACACATTACAAAAATGGGGAACAGATATATACGCAAGCTATTGTATTTATGTTCATGGTCAGCAAAAAAACACAATAGTCAATGTATAGCACTCTATGATAGATTATCAGAAAAAGGAAAGCCCGAAAGAGTTATAAAAATTGCAATTGCAAATAAGTTGTTAAGACAGGCCTATGCTATTGGAACAAAATTGAATAAATACGAAGAAAATTATGAAAAAATATTTGCTTTTTAA
- a CDS encoding MFS transporter → MQKIEKNIQYYKFGLYGFLKNLRFYEAFLILFFLEKGVDYLKIGVLYSVREITIMFFEIPGGLVADALGRKRTLIASFLVYILSFITFYFSNHYGLLLLGMILFALADAFRSGIHKAMIFQYLTQRGLKNQKANYYGHTRSWSQTGSAIASLSAGIMVFYSGSYRIIFALSVIPYFLDMLLIWSYPASLDGELSPHTKNQFQQRFKEIWLAVTTSFKHFDLLRILTNLSLHTGYYKAVKDYIQPAIVSFAVSVPLFLTLQDKQKSALLVGFIYFILYLLTAATSRYSGRFLQRFSHYSRPMNITLLAGVIPGILAGFFYLNHWFFLSILSFVLIMLNENLRKPIGVAFVTEESDKKAAASVLSIQTQAQSLFAAVIALLIGWGAQLGGPGTGILAGTLFLLLLFPLVRLKQD, encoded by the coding sequence ATGCAGAAGATTGAGAAAAATATCCAGTATTATAAATTCGGGCTGTACGGTTTCTTAAAGAACCTGCGTTTTTATGAAGCTTTTCTCATTCTGTTCTTTCTTGAGAAAGGAGTTGATTACTTAAAAATCGGCGTTTTATATTCCGTACGCGAAATAACCATTATGTTTTTTGAGATTCCGGGCGGACTGGTTGCTGATGCCTTAGGAAGAAAACGAACGTTGATCGCTTCTTTTTTGGTTTACATTCTTTCTTTTATCACCTTTTATTTTTCGAACCATTACGGATTACTATTACTGGGAATGATTCTTTTTGCACTGGCTGATGCTTTCCGGTCAGGCATACATAAAGCCATGATCTTTCAATACTTAACCCAAAGAGGGTTAAAAAACCAAAAAGCCAATTATTACGGGCATACCCGCTCCTGGTCGCAAACCGGATCGGCAATTGCTTCACTAAGTGCAGGGATCATGGTTTTTTATTCCGGAAGCTACCGAATTATTTTTGCCCTTTCGGTAATTCCTTATTTCCTTGACATGCTTTTGATCTGGAGTTATCCGGCATCTCTCGACGGAGAACTTTCTCCTCATACAAAAAACCAGTTCCAGCAACGTTTTAAAGAAATCTGGCTAGCGGTGACAACCAGTTTCAAGCACTTCGACCTGTTACGGATCCTGACCAATCTGTCATTACACACAGGATATTATAAAGCAGTAAAAGATTACATCCAGCCGGCAATTGTCAGTTTTGCCGTATCGGTTCCTCTCTTTTTAACCTTGCAAGACAAGCAAAAAAGTGCGCTCCTGGTGGGATTCATTTATTTTATTCTTTATTTGCTTACTGCTGCTACATCGCGGTATTCGGGCCGGTTTCTTCAGCGATTCTCCCATTACAGCCGCCCCATGAACATCACTTTGCTTGCAGGAGTTATTCCGGGAATTCTGGCTGGTTTTTTCTACCTGAATCACTGGTTTTTCTTATCCATTCTCAGTTTTGTCCTGATTATGTTGAACGAAAACCTGCGCAAGCCCATCGGCGTAGCTTTTGTGACAGAAGAATCGGATAAAAAAGCTGCCGCATCGGTTCTATCCATACAAACGCAGGCTCAATCTCTCTTTGCTGCTGTTATTGCCCTGTTGATTGGCTGGGGAGCACAACTTGGTGGCCCCGGAACAGGAATTCTGGCCGGAACGCTTTTTTTACTGCTGCTTTTTCCATTGGTCAGGCTAAAACAAGATTGA
- the aroC gene encoding chorismate synthase — translation MAGNCFGKILKLISFGESHGKAVGGVIDGFPAGVTIDPDFIQKELNRRRPGQSKWVSPRQEEDRLEILSGVFEGKSTGTPIGFLVWNKDHHSADYSHIKDAYRPSHADFTYDQKYGFRDYRGGGRSSARETIARVAAGAFAKLLLRHAGIEISAYVHSVGEVAMPEEPDRVDPALTEASPMRCPDKATTERMIELVEQTAKEGDTLGGTIVGFVHHVPAGLGEPVFDKLHADLGKAMLSINAVKGFEIGSGFAAARMKGSEHNDLFEKRGEEITTKTNFSGGVQGGISNGNTIRFKVAFKPIATLMKSQPSVDKDGNEIVLEGKGRHDVTVVPRAVPIVEAMAALVLADHWLQNRLSQI, via the coding sequence ATGGCAGGGAATTGTTTTGGAAAAATTTTAAAATTGATCAGTTTTGGAGAGTCGCATGGGAAAGCCGTTGGCGGAGTGATAGATGGCTTTCCGGCAGGAGTGACCATTGACCCCGATTTTATTCAGAAAGAGCTAAACCGTCGTCGTCCGGGACAGTCAAAATGGGTTTCTCCGAGGCAGGAAGAAGACCGTTTGGAGATTTTATCGGGAGTTTTCGAAGGGAAATCCACCGGAACGCCCATCGGTTTTTTGGTTTGGAACAAAGACCATCATTCGGCAGATTATAGCCACATAAAAGATGCTTACCGGCCTTCGCATGCCGATTTTACTTATGATCAGAAATATGGTTTTCGTGATTACCGGGGCGGTGGTCGTTCATCAGCCCGAGAAACCATTGCCCGCGTGGCCGCCGGTGCTTTTGCCAAATTACTTCTCCGCCATGCCGGAATAGAAATATCGGCTTATGTTCACAGCGTAGGAGAGGTGGCTATGCCGGAAGAACCTGACCGGGTTGACCCGGCGCTGACCGAAGCCTCGCCCATGCGCTGTCCGGATAAAGCTACCACTGAAAGAATGATTGAACTTGTGGAGCAGACGGCAAAGGAGGGAGATACTTTGGGCGGAACCATTGTTGGTTTTGTTCATCATGTTCCGGCCGGATTGGGTGAACCTGTTTTTGATAAGCTCCATGCCGATTTGGGAAAGGCTATGCTGAGTATTAATGCCGTAAAAGGATTTGAAATCGGTTCCGGTTTTGCCGCTGCCCGCATGAAAGGTTCCGAACACAACGATTTATTTGAAAAAAGAGGGGAAGAAATCACTACAAAAACCAATTTTTCCGGTGGGGTGCAGGGGGGAATTTCCAATGGAAATACAATTCGTTTTAAAGTGGCTTTTAAACCCATTGCTACTTTGATGAAATCCCAGCCTTCGGTGGATAAAGATGGAAATGAGATCGTTCTCGAAGGAAAAGGGCGGCATGATGTAACTGTGGTCCCTCGTGCAGTGCCTATTGTGGAAGCTATGGCTGCTTTGGTTTTGGCCGACCATTGGCTGCAAAACCGTCTTTCGCAAATTTAA
- a CDS encoding putative porin, which yields MAFFEKRYFVFFLFLLGIFSPLFLRAQTDETTADTTQSVDTTSVYYFTGSLDSLKIGALHYVDTTITTFNQYAPTEQHNRMYNTLSNVGLASINRVFTPYTPIGYSLRSKVFSPFMCYNDQVRYYKLKRPMTDLQYVMGPKREQTLGVTFSRKMSKLFTFGLHLYLVNSPGSYLNSKSDDKYTYFTSRYHTANNRYAIIANYLYNKVITEENGGILYDSLFSQNLEKDRQAIPVYLNTAQNKVKASGFYIEQYFNLMKPGMRKDSTQRTLAGGSVFYSFLYQRNQMVYTDDAGVDTLFYQDFPTVFDTLNTYDSVYQQLIRNRFMWSSLAYNDDKLSHIFRAHFGVTFDHILQTLPYDSIRYFNNQLIPFGGIALKLFNRSFLNATADMVFGGYNTGDLKIDGSLLQYLGSMTKNVGQLYFRVVFQNKTPEWYFTHYQSNRFNWNLNLDKERIFSFTGEYRYKTVKAGVNFISLGNYTYFNDSVFPQQTSSPGSVMKIYTEGTIPLHYFGINLRAVYQSTSMPSALHLPAFTGKMNLFFKKWIFKGAAHLQTGVQLSYFTQYYADAYMPELRAFYLQHERKIGDYLYLDLYATMKIKSLRFFLQGKNMLGFVEKNKKYYSTPGYPAADGGFYLGISWKLYN from the coding sequence GTGGCTTTTTTTGAAAAAAGATACTTCGTTTTCTTCCTTTTCCTGCTGGGGATTTTCTCCCCTTTGTTTCTTCGGGCACAAACAGACGAAACGACCGCAGATACTACCCAATCGGTAGATACTACATCGGTTTATTATTTTACCGGTTCGCTGGATAGTTTAAAGATTGGGGCTTTGCATTATGTGGATACGACGATTACTACTTTTAATCAATATGCCCCTACCGAACAGCATAACCGGATGTACAATACGCTCAGTAATGTGGGGCTGGCTTCGATTAACCGGGTGTTTACTCCTTATACGCCAATCGGTTATTCCCTGCGATCCAAGGTTTTTTCCCCGTTTATGTGTTACAATGATCAGGTCCGGTATTATAAACTGAAACGTCCTATGACGGATTTGCAGTATGTGATGGGACCAAAGCGGGAGCAGACTTTAGGGGTAACATTCAGCCGTAAAATGTCCAAGCTCTTTACTTTTGGGCTTCATCTGTATCTTGTAAATTCTCCGGGAAGTTACCTGAATAGCAAATCGGATGATAAATACACCTATTTTACTTCGCGTTATCATACGGCGAACAATCGATATGCTATTATAGCTAATTATTTGTATAATAAAGTAATAACAGAAGAAAACGGAGGAATTCTATATGATTCTCTTTTCTCGCAGAATCTGGAGAAAGATCGTCAGGCTATTCCGGTTTATCTGAATACAGCCCAAAACAAGGTAAAAGCTTCTGGCTTTTATATTGAGCAGTATTTTAATCTGATGAAGCCGGGAATGCGAAAAGATTCTACCCAACGGACTTTGGCGGGGGGGAGTGTGTTCTATTCGTTTTTGTATCAGCGGAATCAAATGGTTTATACCGATGATGCGGGTGTTGATACGCTTTTTTATCAGGATTTTCCGACGGTTTTTGATACGTTGAATACGTATGATTCTGTATATCAGCAATTGATCAGAAACCGTTTCATGTGGTCGAGCCTGGCGTATAACGATGATAAGTTAAGCCATATTTTTCGGGCGCATTTTGGGGTTACCTTTGACCATATTTTGCAAACACTCCCATACGATTCGATACGCTATTTTAATAATCAGTTGATTCCTTTTGGCGGAATAGCGCTTAAACTTTTTAACCGGAGTTTTTTAAATGCAACGGCTGATATGGTTTTTGGCGGGTATAACACAGGAGACTTGAAAATAGATGGAAGTTTGTTGCAGTACCTGGGCTCGATGACAAAAAATGTGGGACAGCTTTATTTTCGGGTGGTGTTTCAAAACAAAACGCCTGAATGGTATTTTACCCATTACCAGTCTAACCGTTTTAACTGGAATCTGAATCTGGATAAAGAGCGAATCTTCTCTTTTACAGGGGAGTACCGGTACAAAACGGTAAAGGCAGGAGTAAACTTTATTTCGCTGGGAAATTATACTTATTTCAACGATTCGGTGTTTCCGCAGCAAACTTCCTCTCCGGGAAGCGTGATGAAGATTTATACTGAAGGAACCATTCCGTTACACTATTTTGGTATTAATTTGCGGGCGGTTTATCAAAGTACTTCCATGCCTTCCGCTTTGCATTTGCCTGCTTTTACCGGAAAAATGAATCTCTTTTTCAAAAAATGGATCTTTAAAGGAGCAGCCCATTTGCAAACCGGGGTTCAGTTATCCTATTTTACCCAATATTATGCCGATGCATATATGCCAGAGTTAAGAGCTTTTTATTTGCAGCATGAACGAAAAATAGGGGACTACCTCTATCTGGATTTGTATGCTACCATGAAAATAAAAAGTCTGCGTTTTTTCTTGCAAGGGAAGAATATGCTGGGCTTTGTGGAGAAAAACAAAAAATATTACAGTACACCGGGATATCCGGCTGCTGATGGCGGATTTTATCTTGGGATAAGCTGGAAACTGTATAATTGA
- a CDS encoding MFS transporter, which produces MEREETSFQMNKHSLIAGFSGNIMEWYDFTVYGFFATIIGSQFFPKEDKIVQLISAFGIFAAGYLMRPIGGVIFGHIGDKQGRKKALLISILMMAIPTTLIGFLPTYASIGWYSALLLVILRLLQGLSVGGEFTGSISFLTEKAPPGKRGFYGSWTTFGVFGGMLIGAAIAAIVTSVFSTAQVNSFGWRIPFLFGAVIGIAGLYLRKDMSDDQRFQEIMKKEQTYKVPLAEFFAHYKMQALKIILVSWAFGVSVYLLFIFLPSYLHTFLHVKLDDALSVHTIAIIFMMLIIPFFGHLSDRWGRKLTLFISLGGFILFSYPLFFLLFKKTYWAILTAMLAFSVLEGIFQGVIPALMTEAFPAKVRYTGLSISYNIALALFGGTTPMVSVWLIKITNGNVLMPVYYLIATAIIAMVTLLFMPETYKKELD; this is translated from the coding sequence ATGGAAAGAGAAGAAACTTCGTTTCAAATGAACAAACATTCACTCATTGCCGGATTTTCCGGTAACATCATGGAGTGGTACGATTTTACGGTTTACGGATTCTTTGCTACCATTATTGGTTCCCAGTTTTTTCCGAAAGAAGATAAGATCGTTCAATTGATTTCTGCTTTTGGTATTTTTGCTGCCGGCTATCTGATGCGTCCTATTGGCGGAGTCATTTTCGGCCATATCGGAGATAAACAAGGACGAAAAAAAGCACTCTTGATCTCCATTTTAATGATGGCCATTCCAACCACATTAATCGGTTTTCTGCCTACGTATGCTTCTATCGGATGGTATTCGGCCCTCTTGCTCGTGATTTTACGGCTGTTACAAGGGCTTTCGGTAGGTGGAGAATTTACAGGATCCATTTCCTTTCTTACCGAAAAAGCTCCACCCGGGAAACGGGGCTTTTATGGCAGCTGGACCACTTTCGGCGTTTTTGGGGGAATGCTCATCGGCGCAGCCATTGCAGCCATCGTTACTTCTGTATTCAGCACAGCACAGGTGAACAGTTTCGGATGGCGGATTCCTTTCCTTTTTGGCGCGGTCATCGGTATTGCCGGACTCTATCTCCGAAAAGATATGAGTGATGATCAACGTTTTCAGGAGATCATGAAAAAAGAACAAACCTATAAAGTTCCGTTGGCTGAGTTTTTTGCCCATTACAAAATGCAAGCATTAAAAATCATTCTGGTCAGCTGGGCTTTCGGGGTTTCCGTTTACCTTCTTTTCATCTTTCTCCCCTCCTATCTGCACACCTTTTTACACGTAAAACTCGATGATGCCCTGTCGGTTCACACCATTGCCATCATTTTTATGATGCTGATTATTCCTTTCTTCGGACACTTAAGTGACCGGTGGGGAAGAAAGCTCACTTTGTTTATTTCACTGGGCGGTTTTATCCTGTTTTCTTACCCGCTCTTCTTTTTATTGTTCAAAAAAACTTATTGGGCCATTCTGACAGCGATGTTGGCCTTTTCGGTGCTGGAAGGAATTTTTCAAGGAGTTATCCCTGCTTTAATGACAGAAGCATTTCCGGCTAAAGTACGCTATACCGGACTTTCAATAAGTTATAATATTGCTCTGGCTTTGTTTGGCGGGACAACGCCCATGGTTTCGGTTTGGCTTATAAAAATTACAAACGGAAATGTACTGATGCCGGTTTACTATCTTATTGCCACTGCCATCATTGCTATGGTCACCCTTTTGTTTATGCCGGAAACATACAAAAAAGAGCTGGACTGA
- a CDS encoding 2-oxoacid:acceptor oxidoreductase family protein, with the protein MTEEIIIAGFGGQGVLSMGKILAYSGIMQNQEVSWMPSYGPEMRGGTANVTVILSDERISSPILRAYDTAIILNQQSMDKFEPTVKPGGVLLYDPNGILRHPTRKDINIYRVEGAKKAAEMGNTKIFNMIVLGAYLTIKPVVQFENVIKGLKKSLPERHHKLIPLNEEAIRLGMKSVEVVHEVK; encoded by the coding sequence ATGACTGAAGAAATCATCATAGCCGGTTTTGGCGGACAAGGGGTACTTTCCATGGGAAAGATTCTGGCTTACTCGGGCATTATGCAAAATCAGGAAGTAAGCTGGATGCCTTCGTACGGTCCTGAAATGCGCGGCGGAACAGCTAACGTGACGGTAATTCTGAGTGACGAACGTATCAGCTCTCCGATTTTGCGCGCTTACGATACGGCCATTATACTCAATCAACAATCGATGGATAAATTTGAACCTACTGTAAAACCAGGCGGGGTTCTTCTTTATGATCCCAACGGCATTTTAAGGCACCCTACACGAAAAGATATCAATATCTACCGGGTAGAAGGAGCCAAAAAAGCTGCAGAAATGGGAAACACCAAAATTTTCAACATGATTGTTCTGGGTGCTTATCTTACCATAAAACCGGTGGTTCAATTTGAAAATGTAATCAAAGGATTAAAAAAATCATTACCCGAACGCCACCATAAACTCATTCCGTTGAACGAAGAGGCCATACGGCTGGGAATGAAAAGTGTGGAAGTGGTACATGAAGTAAAATAG
- a CDS encoding thiamine pyrophosphate-dependent enzyme yields MTLKDIIKPENLVYQKTKLMTDKPLSYCPGCGHGTTHRLIMEVIEELGKENVTVGVAPVGCSVLAYEFMNVDMQEAAHGRAPALATAIKRLWPDNVVFTYQGDGDLAAIGTAETIHACNRGEQIVIIFINNGIYGMTGGQMAPTTLEGMKTSTSPYGRDLSLMGHPLKITELVAQLPGTYYVTRQAVHTPSAVRKAKRAIKKAFQNQIDKAPGLSFVEVVSNCNSGWKMTPVDANNWMEENMFPFYPIGDIKVDGQLVK; encoded by the coding sequence ATCACACTAAAAGATATTATCAAACCGGAAAATCTGGTTTACCAAAAGACCAAGCTCATGACGGACAAACCGTTAAGTTATTGTCCAGGCTGCGGTCACGGTACTACCCACCGGCTCATTATGGAAGTGATAGAAGAACTCGGAAAAGAAAATGTAACCGTAGGCGTTGCTCCGGTAGGATGTTCTGTGCTGGCTTATGAATTCATGAATGTGGACATGCAAGAAGCTGCTCACGGCCGTGCACCGGCGTTGGCGACCGCTATCAAAAGATTGTGGCCCGACAACGTGGTATTCACTTATCAGGGTGACGGTGACCTGGCAGCCATCGGTACTGCTGAAACCATTCATGCCTGTAACCGCGGTGAGCAAATTGTAATCATTTTCATCAACAACGGAATCTACGGCATGACCGGGGGACAAATGGCACCAACAACTCTCGAAGGAATGAAAACGTCCACATCACCTTACGGACGTGATTTATCCCTAATGGGACATCCTTTGAAAATCACAGAGCTGGTTGCCCAGCTTCCCGGAACATACTATGTAACACGCCAGGCGGTTCACACCCCGTCGGCCGTTCGTAAAGCCAAACGGGCCATCAAAAAAGCTTTCCAGAACCAGATTGACAAAGCACCGGGACTCTCTTTTGTAGAAGTTGTTTCCAATTGTAATTCAGGCTGGAAAATGACTCCGGTAGATGCCAACAACTGGATGGAAGAAAATATGTTTCCATTTTATCCCATTGGGGATATTAAAGTTGACGGCCAATTAGTAAAATAG
- a CDS encoding 3-methyl-2-oxobutanoate dehydrogenase subunit VorB → MGELKLMKGNEALAEAIIRAGTDGYFGYPITPQSEVLEYLMANKPWEKTGMVVLQAESEVASINMLYGGGGTGKKVVTSSSSPGISLMQEGLSYIAGAEIPILIINVVRGGPGLGDIQPSQSDYFQATKGGGHGDYRLIVLAPSSVQEMADFVPVAYDLAFKYRNPVMILSDGAIGQMMEKVEFFEPIPRLTDEEVKARYPWATNGKPKNGERRILTSLDLDPQRLEDHNHHLQEKYREITEKEVRFEKLECDDADYVLVAYGTSARVSLKAMKLLREKGHKVGLLRPITLWPFPTKEIQNMVDRGVKGFLSVEMSAGQMVEDIRLAVNGKVKVEYYGRLGGMIHSPEEVVDALEHKIIGG, encoded by the coding sequence ATGGGTGAACTTAAATTAATGAAAGGAAACGAGGCCCTGGCCGAAGCCATTATTCGTGCCGGCACAGACGGTTATTTCGGATACCCCATCACCCCCCAATCCGAGGTGCTGGAATATCTCATGGCCAACAAGCCGTGGGAAAAAACAGGAATGGTGGTATTACAAGCCGAAAGTGAGGTGGCCTCTATCAATATGCTTTATGGAGGTGGCGGAACCGGAAAAAAGGTCGTTACTTCATCTTCCAGCCCGGGAATCAGCCTGATGCAGGAAGGACTCTCTTATATTGCCGGAGCAGAAATTCCGATTTTGATCATTAACGTGGTCCGTGGCGGCCCGGGATTGGGTGATATCCAGCCATCACAATCCGACTATTTTCAGGCAACCAAAGGCGGTGGTCATGGCGATTACCGGCTGATTGTTCTGGCTCCTTCTTCAGTACAGGAAATGGCTGATTTTGTTCCCGTTGCCTATGACCTGGCTTTTAAATACCGCAACCCGGTCATGATTCTTTCTGACGGAGCTATCGGCCAAATGATGGAAAAAGTGGAATTTTTCGAACCCATTCCGCGCCTGACCGACGAAGAAGTAAAAGCCCGTTACCCGTGGGCCACCAACGGGAAACCCAAAAACGGGGAAAGAAGAATCCTGACATCGCTGGACCTGGATCCGCAACGACTTGAAGATCACAACCATCACCTTCAGGAAAAGTATCGCGAAATCACCGAAAAAGAAGTCCGCTTTGAAAAACTGGAATGTGACGATGCCGATTATGTATTGGTTGCTTACGGCACCAGTGCCCGGGTTTCCTTAAAAGCGATGAAATTACTTCGTGAAAAAGGGCATAAAGTAGGCTTGTTACGCCCCATTACACTCTGGCCTTTCCCCACAAAAGAAATCCAAAATATGGTAGACCGGGGAGTAAAAGGTTTCCTTTCCGTAGAAATGAGTGCAGGCCAGATGGTGGAAGATATCCGTCTTGCCGTAAATGGAAAAGTAAAAGTTGAATATTACGGGCGCCTTGGTGGGATGATTCATTCACCGGAAGAGGTCGTTGATGCCCTTGAACATAAAATTATAGGAGGATAA
- a CDS encoding 4Fe-4S dicluster domain-containing protein encodes MAKVKGAIVVDIEKCKGCGVCVPACPTDVIALAKEVNGKGYHYAYMVNPDACTGCTNCAVVCPDGVITVYRIKVQ; translated from the coding sequence ATGGCAAAAGTGAAAGGCGCCATTGTAGTGGATATCGAAAAGTGTAAAGGATGCGGGGTATGTGTTCCCGCCTGCCCTACCGATGTCATTGCGCTGGCGAAGGAAGTTAACGGGAAAGGCTATCATTACGCCTACATGGTAAACCCCGATGCCTGTACCGGATGTACTAACTGTGCTGTAGTTTGCCCCGACGGGGTAATTACGGTGTACAGGATAAAAGTTCAATAA